A region of the Amycolatopsis sp. cg13 genome:
GTGCTCACGAGCTGGCCTCCTTGCGGGCGGAAGTGCCCAGGTAGAAGCGGAAGACGTCGCCGCCGGTCTCGATCCGCCCGACGAACGAGGGCATGATCAGCTCCAGCTCGGACATCTTGAACGGGCGGCCGAGCTCCTCGGCGATGGTCTCGCGGCGCAGGACGCATTCGCCGCCCTCGACCTCGACCCGCACGTAGGAACCGCGGTCGCGGATGTCGACCCGGCAGCCCGGGTTGTCGGTCACAGCGGCGTCGGCGACGGCGCGCGCCACCTCGCCGACCTGCAGGACCGGGCCGACCGGGTCGGCGATGGGTTCAGCGGTGCTCATCCGGTCCTCCTCACTCGAAATAGACTTCGACGCATTCGGTCGGCCCGAGACCGGCCGCCGCGACGGTGCTGGCCCGCTCGAACGGCTGCGCGTCGCCCTGGCGGCGCACGCGGAGCGTTCGGCCGGGCTGGTCGGGCACGTGGATGCCGACCGAGTTCTCGGCCGCCGCGGCGGCGAGTTCGTCCATCGTGTGCTCGCTGTCCGCGGGGAGCAGTTTGAGCACGAAGTCGCCGTCGAAGTGCACGGCGAGCGGAATGGTGGCCATCAGCGTTCCTTTCAGCCGGCCTTGACGAGCTGCTTGCGGTAGGTGTCGACCCAGGCGAAGCCGTGCGCGTCGTCGCCGCCGGGACCGACCGAGCCGAGGCCCATGTACTCCAGGACGCCGCCGAGGTCCGCTGGCTGGATCTCGCCGCCGAGGAACCGGTCGACCAGGTTCTTGTGGTGCCGGTAGCGCTCCGGGTCGTCCTCGAAGATCCACTTGTCCACTTCGGACGCGAAGTGGTAGCGCCGTCCTTCGTGGACCAGCGAAATGTCGCGCAGCGTCTGGGAAGGCGTGCCGACGATCGGCAGCTGGGAGACGTTGCAGATGATCGGCAGCGTGCCCGGCACCGTCTTTTCCGGACGGTCGTTGGCGAAGTTGTCGATCAGGACGTCCCACACCTTGCCGAAGGTGCCGTTCCAGCCGGGGTACTTCTCCTCCAGCCAGTCGCGCTCCTCCGGGCTGACGCCCGCCGCCGGGTCCCACCACAGCGTCGGCCGCCACGAGTAGGTGCCGAGGTGCTGGCCGTGGTGGTGCTCGGAGATGTCGCGCAGGAAAATGTCCCAATACCACGGCTTGGAGAGGCCGAGGTCCTCCAGCGAGCGCATGAACTGAGTGACGATCCACTCCTCCATGAATTCCTTGAAGGACGCTTCACGGACGTCCAGCGGGACGTAGTAGTCCATCGGAATTCCGGACAGAATGGTGAACAGCCGGTACGAGCGCCAGAACGCGATGTCGATCTTCTTCTGCGCCACGTCCTTCTGGCCGTTCTCGATCAGCATTTGCAGCAGCGGCGTGCCGAGCTGCGCGTGCCGGGCCTCGTCGGACTGGATGCTCTGGATCAGCTTGGAGAACGTGAAGTCGCCTGCCTTCGCGGCGTCGCCGGAAAGGCCGATGAACTGCAGGTTCGTGAAGCCGGTCTCGAAGGAGAAGTTCGCGAAAATCGAGGTCGACACGGCGTCGCGGGTCATCATCACGTCGTCGAAGAAGTGCCGCGCGCCGAGCGTGACCCAATTGTCGGTGAACATCGCCGCGTGCGACCACTCGAACTGGCGGTCCTTGTTCACGTACTCGTGCGGGAAGTACAACTGGATCTGGCCGTGCCGGATCTCGTCCAGCATCCCGAAGGTAGCCATGTTCCGCATGCCGGGAGCCTTCGACCAGCGCACGAAGCGAGACTCCTGGAACGACGCGCCGTACTCGACGAGCGCGACCGCCGCGTAGTGCTCCTTGAGAATGGAAATCCAGCCCGGATCGGCTTTATTGTAGAGATCCGCGCGCTCCAACGCGGCCTTGACCGAATACGCCCCGGCGTCCTTCTGCCGCTGAATGTCGACGTATTCGCGATAACTCACCTTGTACGGTTCGTCATAAGTAGCCCAGACCTCGTCAGGCAACCCCTCGCCGCCGGACAACTCCGGCGGGAACAACTCCGCTTCGGTGACGTAACGCGGAGTCCATCGAGTATCGCGGGCGATGTCGTACCACTGTGCTCGGTCCAGCAGAGCCATTGCCGGTGCTCCTTGTTGGTTTTTAGCTGCCGTGCTCGGAACCCAGCGGCCCTTCGCCGCCGGGGTAGACGAAGGACATGGCCGGGGAGTAGAACCCGAACGTCACCTGCAAGGGTTGGGCAGGCCGCAACCGGTAGGCCGGGTGCTCTTTGTCGAGGAACTCGAAGGATTCGACCGCGAATTCCTCGGCGATGTCAGCGACGTAGGCATACCGCCCGCTGACGAATTCACCACCGCGACTCGTGATGTACCGCAACTGCCCGGTAACCCGCTGCGGCGTGCCGATCGAGAGACGCGCGGTAGTCCGGATAATCGGCCGCCCCTCGACGGAAGTAGTGGCGACCAGCCGATCCCCGTCGAGATCGAGCGTCGTCTCCCCTGGTGCACCGGCCGGAACGCCGTGCTCCCGCGCGTAACGAATCATCGGCTCGGAACTGTTGTGGTAATCGGTCCACCACCGCCCCGGGACTCCCGCTTCGGTGTCCAATCCGGACAGATTCACCCCGAGATACGTCAGCGAGTAAGCACCGAACGCGTCGTCCCCGTCGCTGGCCGACGTCTGAGCGTCCCCTTCGACCACGTACTGATTGATGTAGCACGACCGATCGGCGGCCGGCGTGAGCCCAGCCGGAACCAGCTGCGCGACGCCCTCGGGATCCTCCGGCGCCCAAACGAGGTAGAGAGTCCGAGACCCCGTCACCAGCTGCGGCGGATGCAGCGACGTGCCCATAGGGGCACCTCCAGTTCACCGTTGAACTTCCTCCGCTCCGGCCCTTTGAAGCGGTGCCCCAAAGACTGCGCGACGCACCCTCAGGCGGGTAGTGCGCAAGTTGGACAACGACCTCCCCAGGGATGCCAAACCGGAGCACCCACGGACATCACCGCAGGTCAGCAGCCCGCGCAACGATCACCGGCACCGTCTTCTGAATCCGTCAAGCCCCCGCAACGCCGTGAGGGGAACCCTGAGGGAATCTGATTCCCTCAGGGTTCCCCTCACGACCAGCGCAAGTCCGCCCAACAGGCACTAGCGCACCCAACTCGCGATGCAACCACCCCACCCAGCCGCACCAGTGCACCCGCTATCGAGGCACCCAGCCCCTCCCCCGCACCCCGATACGAAGCCTCCCTGCGGTTCGGGGGTGCTTGTCAAGGCATCTTTCCCGCCTTGACAAGCACCCCCGAACCGTCAGCACAATCACGCTTCGGGGTGCCCCACGCAACCAACGGGCGCAATGTCGCCGCCAGGCGACGAGCCGAACCCGAGAACTCACAACTGATCATCCAACTGCAAAGCGATCCACAACTCCGCCCGAACAGCCGGATCATCCACCTCTCTCCCCAGCGCCTCGGCGACCTTCCCCATCCGATACCGCAACGTATGCCGATGAATCCCCAGCGCCGTAGCCGAAGCATCCGACTGCCCGTTATGCGCCAAGAACGTCCGCAACGTATGCCGCAAATCGATCTTCGCCGCCCCAGTCTTATCCGTAACCGG
Encoded here:
- a CDS encoding MmoB/DmpM family protein, which codes for MSTAEPIADPVGPVLQVGEVARAVADAAVTDNPGCRVDIRDRGSYVRVEVEGGECVLRRETIAEELGRPFKMSELELIMPSFVGRIETGGDVFRFYLGTSARKEASS
- a CDS encoding toluene-4-monooxygenase system B family protein; amino-acid sequence: MATIPLAVHFDGDFVLKLLPADSEHTMDELAAAAAENSVGIHVPDQPGRTLRVRRQGDAQPFERASTVAAAGLGPTECVEVYFE
- a CDS encoding YHS domain-containing protein, yielding MALLDRAQWYDIARDTRWTPRYVTEAELFPPELSGGEGLPDEVWATYDEPYKVSYREYVDIQRQKDAGAYSVKAALERADLYNKADPGWISILKEHYAAVALVEYGASFQESRFVRWSKAPGMRNMATFGMLDEIRHGQIQLYFPHEYVNKDRQFEWSHAAMFTDNWVTLGARHFFDDVMMTRDAVSTSIFANFSFETGFTNLQFIGLSGDAAKAGDFTFSKLIQSIQSDEARHAQLGTPLLQMLIENGQKDVAQKKIDIAFWRSYRLFTILSGIPMDYYVPLDVREASFKEFMEEWIVTQFMRSLEDLGLSKPWYWDIFLRDISEHHHGQHLGTYSWRPTLWWDPAAGVSPEERDWLEEKYPGWNGTFGKVWDVLIDNFANDRPEKTVPGTLPIICNVSQLPIVGTPSQTLRDISLVHEGRRYHFASEVDKWIFEDDPERYRHHKNLVDRFLGGEIQPADLGGVLEYMGLGSVGPGGDDAHGFAWVDTYRKQLVKAG